In a genomic window of Gossypium arboreum isolate Shixiya-1 chromosome 7, ASM2569848v2, whole genome shotgun sequence:
- the LOC108459171 gene encoding uncharacterized mitochondrial protein AtMg00810-like has protein sequence MGNDARLLKEFKQEMMKVFEMTDLGLMSFSLGMEIKQAEHEVFIYQKKYSKEILKKFKLEECKEVSTPMSQKEKLCKEDGADKVDKGYFRSLIGCLMYLTATRPDILNAVSILSRFMHCASELQLRAAKRVVHYIKGTSNFGVKFTRNKEFKLVGFSDSD, from the coding sequence ATGGGAAATGATGCACGGTTGCTTAAGGAATTCAAGCAAGAGATGATGAAGGTTTTTGAGATGACAGATCTCGGATTGATGTCTTTTTCCCTTGGAATGGAAATTAAGCAGGCTGAGCATGAAGTATTTATCTACCAGAAGAAATATTCCAAGGAAATCTTGAAGAAATTCAAGCTTGAAGAGTGCAAGGAAGTAAGCACTCCTATGAGTCAAAAGGAGAAGCTGTGTAAAGAAGATGGAGCTGATAAAGTTGATAAGGGATATTTTAGAAGTTTGATTGGTTGCTTAATGTATCTTACAGCAACACGTCCTGATATTTTAAATGCTGTAAGTATTTTGTCACGATTTATGCATTGTGCCAGTGAATTGCAGCTCAGGGCTGCCAAAAGAGTAGTTCATTATATCAAAGGCACGAGTAATTTTGGTGTTAAATTCACAAGAAACAAGGAGTTCAAGCTTGTTGGCTTTTCTGATAGTGATTAG
- the LOC108459172 gene encoding uncharacterized protein LOC108459172, translating to MEAETNFSLIAPPIFDGDNYQIWTVRMETYLEAIDIWEPMEEDYEIPTLPTSPTVAQIKTQKEKKKRKSKAKTCLFTAVSPTIFTRIMSLKEKMKEIETVNEYSERLINIVNKVKLLGSSLADSRIVEKILVTIPERF from the exons ATGGAAGCTGAAACTAATTTCTCTTTGATTGCGCCGCCTATTTTTGATGGAGATAATTATCAGATTTGGACAGTGCGAATGGAAACTTACCTGGAGGCTATAGATATTTGGGAACCCATGGAAGAAGACTACGAGATTCCTACATTGCCTACTAGCCCCACCGTGGCACAGAtcaaaacacaaaaagaaaagaagaaaaggaaatcAAAGGCAAAAACCTGCTTGTTTACTGCAGTTTCACCAACTATTTTCACAAGAATTATGTCTCTAAAGGAA AAGATGAAGGAGATTGAGACAGTCAATGAGTATTCTGAAAGGCTTATTAACATAGTTAATAAGGTCAAGTTGCTAGGTTCATCTCTAGCAGATTCAAGGATTGTGGAGAAAATTCTTGTAACAATACCTGAAAGGTTTTAG